CCACCTCATAGTCGACGGCGTGTCCTGGCGAATGATCGTCGCGGATATCGAGCGGCATTATCTGGAAACTGGCACCATCCGCTCCGGCGCGGTCGCGACGGGCAGCTGGAACAGCCGGCTTTCGCGGTCGGTACTTTTCGATGGAGAGGAGGCATATTGGCGCGGCATCTGCGAAGAAGACGTGCAGGCGCTGCCGCTCGACAACCAGAGTGGCAGCAATACTCAATCGGATGCGGTGACGTACCGGCAGACGATCGATGCCGAAACAACAAGGCAACTGCTTCGGGATGTGCCGGAATGCTTCAGCATCGCCTCGAACGAAGTTCTAGTTGCAGCCCTTTATCTGGCGCTGCGGCAATGGAGCGGAAAGCCACGCCTGCGCCTCGAAATGGAAAGCCACGGCAGACCGCACCTGTTCGAGGATATCGACGTTTCCGAAACGGTGGGGTGGCTGACTGCGCTTTATCCCGTGTTGTTCGATACGCCCGATGACGCGACGCCAGACAGATTGCTTCTCGACGTCAAGGACACCCTGCGGCGAATTCCCAATAATGGTGTGGGTTTCGGTGTTCTGAAATATCTTCGCAACAGGGGTGGGCATTTGGACTACGGCCAACCGCAGGTCCGCTTCAACTATCTCGGCCAGATGGATGCCATGTTCGGGGCCGACAGCCTGTTTGCTCCCTCCGGCATCACATCCGGTCCGATGTACGGTCCCGGCAACCCGCGCGATACGATCCTCGAGATCAATGCCATGGTGGTGCGCGGCGAATTGCAATTGCAATGGGTCTATGGCGCGCAGCTGCATTCCGGGGACACCATCAAGATGCTGACTGGCCATTTCCGGGACAATCTCGAAACGCTGATCCAGCATTGCCTTGATGATTCAGGTGCTGGTTACAGCATTTCTGATTTCCCGCTGATGGATCTCGGCCAGGACGAACTCGACAATCTGCTAAAGAGCTTGTGACACAATGGACAATCGCCCTCTTGAAAGCCGCCGCCGCTCGGCAATCGAAAACATCTATCCGCTGTCACCGATGCAGGAAGGATTGCTGTTCCATTCCATCGCCACGCCCGACGAAGGCGTCTACGTGCCGCAGATCGTCCTGCAACTGCGGGGCGCCGTCGATCCGCAGATCATGCATGATTGCTGGAGCGAGATGGTGTCGCGCCATGCGGTTCTGCGCACCACCTTCCACTGGGAAGAAAGGGACGAACCCTTTCAGGTGGTCCACAGCGATGCCGGCCTTGTCTGGTCGCAACTGGATTGGTCAGGCATCGACGCGGAAGAGCAGCAAAGACGCCTTGGCGCGCTTTTGTCCACCAACCGGCGGCAAGCTTTCGATCTGAAGAAGGCTCCGCTGATCCGCCTGCAATGGATCGATTACGGCGGCGAACATTCGCGTCTGGTGCTTCAGTATCACCATATCATTCTCGACGGATGGTCGGCGGGCCGCATCGTCGAAGACGCCTTCAGGATCTATCAGAGACGGTGCGGTTCATCCCGTCCGCCACTGCCCGCACCACGGCCCTATGTGGATTACATTGCCTGGCTGAAAAGCAGGAAACGTGAGGCGACCCGTGCGTTCTGGACGGACTACACGGCGAAGATCGAGGGGCCGTGCAGGATGACCCGCGACGCCACCGGAGGCGAGGCCGATTTCTCCAGTCATCACCTCACCTGCGATCCCGCTGTTTCCACGCAGGCGACAAAGCTGTGCCGGGAGATGGGGATTACCCCCAATACCCTGCTGCAGGCCGCGCTTGCCATCGTCATCGCCCGCAAGACCGGCAGCAGACACGTCGTCTTCGGTGCGACGACAGCCGGGCGACCTTCCGAACTGCAGGGTGTGGAAAACATGGTCGGCCTGTTCATCAACACGCTGCCGGTCTGCATCGACGTTGAAAATGGCCCCCTTGCCCCGTGGCTGCAGACATTGCAGCAACGTCAGTCTGCCTGTGCGGAGCACGACTATCTTCCACTGCGTGAGATACAGGCCGGGCGGGGCGATCTTTTCGACTGCCTGCTGGTCTTTGAAAACTATCCCGTGCCGCGGGATATTTCGGTGGACGCCACATTCGCAGTGACCGGCGTCGAGGTCGATGAATGGACCCACTACCCCCTCACCCTGTTTGCCGTTGCTGACGCCACAAAGATTTCGGTTTCAGCCCGATACGACAGGCACCGCATTGCCGAGCGGGAGATGGAGGCATTTCTGCATGAGCTTGGCGCGACAATCGGCGAGATGGCCGGTGGAACTCCGACGGTTCCAAACGTTTCTGCTGCGGACATAAAGCCGGTCGATATCGCCAGGCCTGCGCTGCCTTCGGTGGCGGAAACACACGATGATCAGCCCCTTCCCACTACCGCCTGGACGGAAACGGAAGAAAGGATCGCCCGGATTTGGGCGGAGGTTCTGAAGGTGGAAGCCCAGCACAATACCGATAATTTCTTCGACCTCGGCGGCCACTCGCTTCTGGCAGCCAGGGTCGTCAACCGGGTGCGGAGAGAATTTGCGATCAATTTTCCCGTAAAAGTCCTGTTCGACCGTCCGGTCCTTGCCGCGTTTGCGGGTTTCATCGACGCGCTGAAAGCAACCGCCGCGCCCGTGGGCGAACATAATGCGATTGAAATTTGATGAGAGGTGCCCCGATGACAGTTCGTCCCCGGTTGATCTGCCTTCCGCCGGCCGGCGCCGGCCCGAGCATTTTCCGATCATGGGTACAGAATTCCGAGAGTGTCTTTGACGTTATCCCGGTCGCCCTGCCAGGTCGCGAAGCGCATTTCACCAAGCCGCTGCCGCGCGACATCCAGAGCCTCGCCGACCACGTCGGCAGCGAAATCACCGGACTGCTGCAGGCTCCTTACGCCCTGTTCGGTTATTCCATGGGCGCGGTTGTGGCCTATGAGCTGTTACGGCACCTGTCACTCCGGCGCCTGCCGCTCCCCGACGCCTTCTACATTCTCGGCTCCAACGCGCCCGACCGCGTCCTTGAAGGACGTGAGCCTATCCACAGCATGACGAGCGAGGATTTCCTTCAATCGCTGGTCGAGATCGGCGGCACGCCGGACGAGATATTGCGCGACAGGGAGGCCATGGCCCTGTTCGAGCCGGTTCTGCGCAATGATTTTCGCATTTGCGAGACCTATCAATTCACCCCTCCACATCTGCCCGTTACATTCCCGGTCCATGTCTTCGTTGCCGATGCCGACCATCTCGTCAGCTGGAATGCGGCAGGTGCCTGGGAAAACTGTATCGGGCAAGACATCACCATGCATCGGATCGGAGGGTCGCATATGCTCGCACCACAGGCCTTCGCACACTTCATTGGAAAACTCGGCCAATTATGGCAAACCGATACGGTGCAGGCTTGCGCTGTTTCAACCAGAACGGCATGAGCTTGATTTGCTATGCCAAGCTGATGGATGCGGCAGATAATGAGAAATCATGAGACAGCCGGCGTCTCCGCCGCCGATAGTCTGAGGGAAGCGACTGCCCTCCAGCAGTCCATGTGGCCGGAGGTGCCCTGCAGCGCCGGCCCGATGCTTGCCGGCTGGACAACGTCCGCCGAGCTGTTCTCCAGCCCCTCGGCGCTGGAAGAATTCCTTGACTATGAGGGGTCGTTCGATCCCGGCGTCGACCTCAAAAGCCGCGCCGCATTCCTGATCAGCGACTATTGCTACATTTTCTTCATGGCCACGGTTCCGCTGCTGGTGGGTCGCGGCGTGGTGCCCGATATGTCACCCGAAGCCGTTTCATTGCAGTTCTATACCCATCATGGCGAACATGACGGGGAGCCGATGACGGTGCGGCGGGCACACGTTAGGCTGTTGTCGCCGCAGATCTTTGCGGATCGGGACGCTGGGCCTTTTTCGACGGTCACGGACCACGCGGGCCTGTGCGAAAGGTTCCGCATGGGCGTCGAGCACCATTTCCGTCCGCTGGTGGAAGCATTGGCAAAAAGGACGGGTTTTCCAAAAAATGCGCAGTGGCGGCTGGTGGGAGACGCGATAGCCGGCAGATTTCTCGATGTCGGAAGAAGGTTCGGCTGTCTCACCGAGGCGATGTCCTCAGCCATGGCGATCGTCAAGGTACAGGGATCGCCGCTAAACAACCGCCAGCTGGGTTACTTCGACCTCACCCTGCATGACAGCTCATTAAAAGAACCGTTCACCTACACGTTTCGCGCGCGCGGCGGATGCTGCCGTTACTATACCGTAGAGGGAGCGGAAAAGTGCCCCACCTGCGTGCTGAAGTCGAATGAAGAGCGTGACGACATTCTTCTCCAGGAAATGCGCGACCGTATCTGCCTAAAATAAGATTATTATTTTCAATAATTTTTTTTACTCGGGAGTCCCATAGCGCCGTCTTTGATCGTCTTCAGCATGAGTGGGCGGATATTGCCGCCTTTTGTCTGAAACGCTTATCAAGTGCGCGGGAGCGGGGGCTTCAATGGAATGCAAGGGAATTAACGGCAGAACGGTTCGAACCGGACTGGCGGGATGGGCAGCGGTGCTGCTCGCAACTTCGGTTTCTGCTCTGGCCTTACATGTGCCGGCCGCAGCACAGACCACCAGTCAGGCGAGCACCGCGCCACGGCAGATTTCCATTGCCGCCGGACCGCTGACCTCCGCGCTCAATCAGCTTGCCACGCAAACCGGCCTGCAGATTCTCTTTGACGGGTCCATTGCCAATGGCAAGACGTCCCGCGGCGCCAGCGGCAATCTCACACCCTCTCAGGCGCTCACGGCAGTGCTTGCAGGGACCGGTGTTCAGTCACGGTTTGCCGGCCAAAACCAGATCGCCCTCAGCCTTGCGGCGGCTCCTGCAGAGGCCGCAACCGTCAGTGCGGACGGCACGACCCAGCTGCAGGCCATCACGATTTACGGTTCACGCAACGCCACGACGCTTGCCAGCACGTCCTCGAGCATCGGTATCGTCAACGCGGAACAGATCTCGGACGGCCAGATAAGGAGTTTCCGCGACAGCTTCCGCCGCATGGCAAACGTCATGGATGGCGACTGGGCCGATGCCGGCTTCATCATTCGTGGCGTCAGCTCCGAGGGTCTTGTCCCCGGTGGTGCGCCTCTTGCGACGCTCTACATCGACGGCGTTCAGCAGACGGTGCGTGGCGCGCGCCGCGGGGCACGCGGACTGTTTGACGTCGAGCAGGTCGAAGTCTATCGAGGCCCACAGTCCACCTTGTCTGGCCGCGCTGCCATGGCTGGTGCGATTTATATAAAGACCAAGGATCCCACCTTCGAAAAGGAGGCGGAACTCTCGACCACAATCGCCACCGGCAATCTCTACGGCACCGGCTTCATGTTCAATGCGCCGCTGATGGACGATCAGCTCGCTGTTCGTATTTCCGGTGAGGTCCAGCGCAGCAAGAACGACATCAATTACCCGACCTTCGCGGGTTACGAGAACTACAACGAGTTCACGCACGACTTTTATTACCAGGTTCGAGGCAAGGTACTGTTCGAGCCGGCGGAAATGCCGGAGACACGCGCACTTCTCAGCTACTCATTTTCACATGACAATCCCGCTGTTCGCGATATCGGTGGCCCCAAAGGCTCCATCCCCTTCAGCTTCGACCAGAAACGCGGCGATTATCTCCTTCCTGCCTACATCGAATATCGCCCGACCGACGTGCATAATGTCGGACTGGAAGTAACGCATGATTTTTCAGACGAGCTGAAGCTGACTTCACTTTCGGCCTTCAGCTATTCCGATGCCGATCGTCTCTCGGTCAATTACGGCACCCCGGGCGAAATCAACACCTATCACGGCTACTACAAGGAATGGATCGCCTCCCAGGAAGTCCGCCTCAATTATGAAGGCGACAAATGGGACTGGGTCGGCGGCGTCTATTTTTCTTATGAAGATGAGAAGAATTTCTATGATCGCACCATTCCGCTGACAGCCACCGTCAACCGCAACCAGGTCCAGCACAATACGCAGAAATCGTTCAATGCCGCCGTGTTCGGAGAGGCGACATACGAGTTCGTTCCGACATGGAAAATCACCCTCGGCGGCCGGCTGGACTACACGGATCAGGATATAACGCAACATCTGGTGCGGACCCAGCCTCTTGGCGGCGCGACGAGCGTTCTGACGGACTATGCTGCTTCCTTCAACGAGGTCAATTTCGTACCGAAAATCGGCCTTTCGAAAGAACTGACAGACACACAGACGGTCGGCATCACCTATTCCCAAGGTTTCCGGACAGGTGGCGCGAGTTACGATTCTTATCGTCGGACGGCCTACAGCTACGAACCGGAAACGGCATCGACCTACGAGATTTTCTACAAAGGCTCGTTCATGGATGACCGGCTGACCGTAAATTCAAACGTGTTCCTCACCAAATATTCGGACCAGCAGGTTCTGATGCAGCTCGATCCAACGGATCTGCTGAGCCGGCGCATCATCAACGCCGCGTCGTCGGAAGCCTGGGGCTTCGAGTTCGAGCCGTCGTTCAAGGTCACTGACAACCTCGAAACCTTCGCATCGCTCGGCTACGTTCATACCGAGTTCAAGAATTTCAACGATCTGACCTACGGCAATCTGTCCGGCCTGCCATTCCCGGAAGCGCCGGAGTGGTCGCTGGGCCTTGGCGCTCGCTACACCTTCGATAACGGCGTCTATGTCGGCGCAGACGCCAAATATACCTCGAGCTACCTGGCACGTCTGGGCAGCCTGCCACACGATTATCTCGACAGCCGTTGGATCGTGAACCTGCAGGCCGGCTACAAAACGGAGCGGTGGGAAATCAACGCCTTCGCGCAGAACCTGCTGGACGAGGAATATTTTGTCTACAACGACAATGATATTGCCGCCACGCTCGGCGAACGCCGCAGCGTCGGTCTGAACCTGAAGGTCAAATTCTGATCCATTTCCTGCGCGGCTCAATGCCGCGCAGGCTTCCATTTCTGGAGTAATGAATGATCCTGCGGTCGTTTCTCATCTTGCTGATGGGACTTTTTGCCTCCGGCGCCTCGGCGCAATGTTCGGGCCGGACCTTAACATCCGGCGTGTATGGTACACCGATCTGCGTGTCAGACACGCCTCGCAGGATCATTGTACTCGATCCCTTCTATAATCTGGGGATGGCGCTTGAACTCGGCCTGCCTTTGGTCGGCGCACCGCTTATGTCCGTTCAGGACCATGAACTGAAGGAAAAAGCCGGCAAGGCAACGGTCTCCGATATTGGCGAAGCCCGCCAGCCCAGTCTCGAGCGTATCGTGGCCCTGAAGCCGGACTTGATTGTCGGGGACGCAGCCCTGCACGGCCAATCCTACCAGAACTTCGCCAAGATTGCGCCGACTGCGCTCATCGATGCAAAGAACTGGAAAGACCATTTCCGCACATTGGCGCTCCTTTCAGGGAAAAGTGACGAGGCGGCAGGGATGCTGGCGACTTACGAAAAACGTGTCGCCGCCATCAGGGATAAAACTGCTTCCCATAAGGTGTCGGTCTTGCGGGTGACACCAAGCGGTTTTCATGTCTATCTCGACGGTCCGGCCGCCTATGCGCCCTATGCGGTTCTTCGTGATGCTGGCGTAAAACGCAGCACTTACGAAACGACTGACGACAACACGGTATTCAAACGGCCCGAATGGGAAGACCTCGTCCTTCTGGACGGAGACATTCTGCTTTACGTCGTTGCCGGCAGATATGACACGACCATGGACGATGCGCTTGCCGACCGCACGACCAGCAACCCCTTCTGGCAAATGTTGCCGGCAGTCGCATCCAGAAACGCCCACCGGGTCAAGCGCGAAACATGGATGAGCTTCAACGGCATTGGCTCCGCGAACAAAGTTCTCGATGATATCGAGCAATATCTGCTGGACAAGCCGTGACATCGTTTCGCGGATTATCGAAGGCGGAAAGACCGATACATGCTCGCAGGGCGGAATTTTTCTGCTCGGTCCTGCTTCTGCTCGCCATCGCTGGCCTGCTGGTTTCCGCCACGCTGGCAATAATAGCTGGCCCAGCGCCCCTTTCACCATCGACGGTGCTCTCTGCAATCTTCCGCTTTGACGGCTCGCGTGATCATCTCGTCGTGACGTTGCTGCGCTTGCCACGCGTCGCGGCGGCCATGATCGCAGGAGCGGGCCTGGCCGTTTCAGGCGCGATCATGCAGGCGGTGACAAAAAACCCTCTGGCTTCGCCGGGGCTCCTCGGCATCAATGCCGGCGCGGCTTTTGCAGTGGTCGCCGGCCTGTCGATCATGGGAGTTTCGGGCGACGCGCTGGTCTGGTATGCCTTTGGCGGTGCAGCTTTTGCCGCGCTCTGCGTTTTCTTCATCGGCTCTGTCGGCCGCGTTGGCGCGACCCCGCTGATCATGGTGCTGGCCGGAGCGGTGGTCGCGACATTCCTCACTTCACTGACCACGGCCATTCTGATCTTCGACCAGACGACCCTCGATGCCGTGCGCTTGTGGACCGTTGGTTCCCTAAGCGGTCGGACGATGGAGCAGGTCTTCACCGTCGTGCCATATTGGCTTGCAGGACTGTTCGGATCATTGCTGCTCGCCCGTCATCTGACGACACTCAGCCTTGGCACCGATGTCGCCACGGCGCTCGGCCAGAACCCGGCCCTTTGGCGCAGCCTCTCGGTCGTGATCGTCATTCTCCTATCCGGCAGCGCCGTCGCCCTTGTCGGGCCCGTCGGCTTCGTCGGCCTCGTCGTGCCGCACATCGTTCGCCTCGCCATCAGCGTGGATTACCGGTGGGTCATTCCCTTCAGCGCCGTCATCGGTGCGATCATGGTTGTTATCGCCGATCTCGCCGGACGGATCATCCTCGCCAACCAGAGTTTCCCTGTCGGCGTCACGATGGCGCTGATCGGAGCGCCATTTTTCCTCTGGCTGGCGCGTTATCGCACGGGGGCAGGCAGGTCGTGACACGAGCAATAGCTGTTCTGATCATTCTCAACCTTCTGGCCGTCATTGCTGCCATGATCTGGGGTGACCAATCAATTGCCTGGCATGATGTCGCCAATGCGCTCATCGGCAGTGCGCCGGCCGATCTGCAGATGATCGTCGTTGAATTCCGGCTTTCAAGAGCAATACTGGCCCTGCTTGCCGGCACAGGCCTTGCCGTTGCGGGCACGATCTCACAGACCGTCATGCGCAATCCCCTGGCGGAGCCCGGCGTTCTGGGTATCAATGCGGGCGCTGCGCTCGTCGCAAGCGTGGTTATCATCCTTTTTGCTGGCGTTTCACCAACCGTTCTGCCCTGGGCGGGCTTTGCAGGGGCCGTCACAATGGCAGCGGCCGTCTATGCGCTCTCCTGGAAAGGTGGCACCTCCTCTCTGCGGATCATCCTTGTCGGCATAGGCCTCAGTGCCATGGCCGGCGCGGGAACCAGCTTTCTGACCGCATTCGGCAATGTCATGGATGTGCAGCGGGCAATGATCTGGCTTTCGGGCAGCGTCTATGGCGCTGACTGGACCAAGGTCCAAAGCCTTCTGCTCTGGCTCTCCGTTCCACTTGCTCTGACCTGGTTCTCCTGCCGGCAGCTGGACCTCATCCGTTTCGGCGACGATGTGGCAACCGGGCTTGGACAGAAGGTCAATCTCGTGCGCGCATTCCTGATATTGCTCTGCACGCTGATATCGGGCGCCACCGTCGCCATGGTGGGGTTGGTGGGGTTTATTGGCCTGATCGCCCCGCATGTTGCGAGGCGGATCGTTGGCCCTGCTCATCGGGCCCTCATTCCGGTTGCGGCTCTGACAGGCAGTCTTCTACTGTTGGTCGCCGATATTATCGGCCGCACGGTCATCGCACCGGCGCAGCTGCCGGCCGGTATCGTCACAGCCCTGCTGGGGGCTCCGTTTTTTGCCTATCTTCTGAAGGGCCGCCGGCATGCATGAAGATTATCGCCTCGCGACACGCAATCTGTCCCTTGGATATAATGGCTCCGTCATCGTCGAAGACTTGAACCTGAAAATTCCGTCCGGGCATTTCACCGTTCTCGTCGGGAAAAACGGATGCGGCAAATCCACGATATTGCGTGCGCTCGCCGGACTTCTCAGTCCCATGAAAGGCGAGATATTTCTGGACGGTACATCGACCCGGAAAATTCCATCGCGGGAACGTGCGAAACACATCGGCGTCCTCACGCAGGGGCCGCAGGCTCCGGAAGGGCTGTCGGTCGCCGAACTGGTCCGGCAAGGGCGTTATCCCCATCGCAGGCTGTTCGAGCGCTGGTCCAGCCGTGATGAGGACGCATGCGCCCATGCTCTCGACCTGACCGACATGACATCGCTTTCCGGGCGCCAGGTGGAAGCCCTCTCCGGCGGTCAGCGGCAGCGCGCCTGGATCGCGATGACGCTTGCCCAGGAAACGGACATTCTTCTTCTGGACGAACCGACGACGTTCCTCGATCTCGCCCACCAGATCGAAATACTGGATCTGATCAGGCAGCTTGTTCATGATCGGGGCCGCACCATCGTCGCGGTCCTCCACGATCTTAATCAGGCGGCCCGTTACGCCGACGAAATCGTTCTTATCAGGGACGGCAGGATATTCGACGCGGGCGCCCCAAGCACGGTCATCACGGCGAGAAATGTCCTTGACGTCTTTGGCGTCAATGCCGTCATCATGCCGGATCCGATTTCGGGAACTCCGATGTGCGTGCCCGTTCCATCACAGGCCCGAGGCGCGTGACCTGTGGCTACCACGCAACATTCCCTGGGTTTTTCGTAAAAGACGCTTCTGTGTCCCGCCTTTGCGCGCATTCGCCCGCAAGCCAAAAGATGTAATGAATCCAGACATAAACATGATAAAAATTGTCCTCTTTTAAGCGTCAAGAGGATTTTTCACGGCTCCGGCCTTAAATCATTGCGCTTGCATCGCTTTTTACCCGTGACTAGAAATTCCTCACCGGCAACGAGGAGCCAAAACTTCGGTGCCGGATGATGACCAGGTTCGGACAACCCCTAAGGAGAGCACCCGGTTTGCGCTCCGTGTCCGCCTTCAGTTGTCGCACCTTGCAGATTGCGGAGGTTCAGGAAAGCAATGCGGACGTCGACGGCCAGCCTCAATGAAAATGACGGAACCGACCTGTTGAACAGGGCGATCGTCGAACATTACGGCGACATCATCAAGGCCGTGGGGGGACGCAGTCGCTCAGACGGGGCCGCGCGGGAAATCGTACACGATCTCTACGTCAAACTCGCCTTGCAGCCGGATGCCCTGTCCGGCAAGCGATCCATAAAGGCGTTCCTGTGCCGCGCCGCTTCCAATATGCGGATCGACCGGATCAGGCGCGAGCAGTTCGAATCCAGGCTTTTTTCCGGCTCGGATGAAGATGCCAGGACCGTGGTCACGACAGATAGCGCGCCCGATCAGGGGTTGGCTGTCGAGGCACGGCTGACGGTTCTGAAACAGGCCATCGCCGACCTGCCCGAAAAACGGCGCACGGCCTTCATACTGCACAGGCTGCATCATCTTTCGCCCGACCAGATCGCCTCAAAGCTGAAAATTTCACGCAATATGGTCGACCGACATCTCAGGCGCGCGCTCAGCCATTGCCTCGACCGGCTTTTTGAAATGGAGTAAACATCCCAATCAACACAGCTCATTCGTCTACACATGGAAGAGCATAATTGGAGCGTTCCGTGCAACGTAGACGTCTGACGCGTGAGCAGCGCAAACGAAACAGAGAGGCAGCCGACTGGGTGTTTCGCAACCGCGACCCGGACCAGCCCGAAACGGAACGGGCGGAGTTTCGTCGCTGGATGGAGCTGGATCCGGAGAACTGTCGGGCCTACACGGCGGCGAAGCGCATTCTCGGTGAAGCGAGAACTGCGATACGGTCTGACGCCGGGCTGCGTGAAGCGCCGGTTGCATCCTCATCGCGCGGCCGCAACACGATCATCTCCTCGGTCGTCGCGATCATCGCCGCCGGAACATTGTTCGTCGCTCTGGATGGCCCGATGCGCATGAGTGCGGATATCATGTCCGGCTCCGATGAAATGCCTGAAGTGACACTGGAGGATGGCTCCCGGGTTCAATTGAATGCGTCATCTGCAATCGCGCTCGATTTCACCAGCGAGCGACGGACCGTCCGGCTCCTGCGAGGACAGGCATTCTTTCAGGTAAGTCCGGATGCGAAGCGACCTTTCTCCGTCAGCACCGACGATACCCTGGTCACAGCTCTCGGCACGGCCTTCGATGTTCGTCAAAGCGCCACAGACACTCGCATCGCCGTTACGGAACATTCCGTGCGGGTCGAATTCAAGGCGCAGGGAGCCATTCCGGTGAAAGTCGAGGAAGGCGAAGAAGTGCTTCACTTGAACGAGACAGGGAAAAGCACGATCCGAAAAACGGATGCCAACACGGCGCTGGCCTGGCGTCGGGGCCAGCTCACCGTGGACAACGTGCCCCTGTCCTACGTGGTCGAAGAAATACAGCGGCATTTTCACGGGCGCATTGTCATAGGAAACGAAGCGACCGCACAGCGGGTCGTCAGCGGCACGCTCTTCGTGACCGATACAGAGAGCGCGCTGAATTTCCTGCGTACTGCCCTCAACATCCAGACATACAAGATTGGTCCCATCATCGTCGTAACGTCCTGACGCCGCGAGGGCAGGAGATTGGGCTAGCTGGGCCTCGCCGTTTTCCTCAATAGACGCGGTGCCGAACTTGTCCCTGTTTTCCAGCGTATTTCACTGAAAGCTCCCACCGTCGACCAAGCATTTGGCTTTCCGTCCCAGACCTTACTCGACAAAAACCCGCACACTCGAGGCGCGGCCATCGGCGTCGATCACTGTCAGCGTCGAATAACCCTGCCCCTCCGGTCGCCATTCGCTGTTGCGGCGATGAGAGGCATCCGGCAAAGGCAAGCCGTTGGCGAGCCAGCGGAAAGGTGCCCGTCCGCCCTGCAGCTTCAGCACCAGCGGCGAAATGCCGGACTGGCTGGAGAGTTCCACACGCGCGCCCTCCGGCGGGTAGACGATGCGCGGGGCGCTTTCCCGTCTGGACGCCGAAAGCAGGCCGTTTGCGGTCGTGGTAAAGCGCCGCTGGTTGGCGGGAAGGTCGGTTACGGCGACGCGCGCAATGCCGGAGGGTGGGCCAAGCATCGGCGTCACCGCCACGCCGGATTTTGCGAAAGCCTCGAACAGGATCGGGGCCGCCGTCGCATAACCGGCAATACCCGGCACCGCGCCATTATCAGCGCGGCCAACCCAGACGCCGATGACGTGCCGCCCGTCATAACCCACCGACCACGCGTCGCGATAACCATAGCTGGTGCCGGTCTTGTAAGCGATACCGCGCTGTTTCATGCCAAGCGGCGGCAGCACGCCGGAGAGTATGTCGGTGACGTTCCAGATCGCGGCATCGGAAAACAGCCGGTCACCCTCCCGCCGTTCCGGGGCGGCGCGGACGCCGTCTCCGAGCCGCACGGGATCACCGCTGCCGGCAAGCCCGGCATAAAGCTGCACCAGATCGACGAGGGAAATGCCGGCACCGCCGAGCGCAATGGCAAGCCCAGGCGCTTCATTGGCCGGAAGCACCAGTTTGACACCCGCCCGCCGGAACCGCACCATCAGCGCCGATGGACTGACCGCATCAAGCAGCTTGACCGCCGGCACGTTGAGCGACAGTTGCAGCGCCTGCCGAATGCTGACATCGCCCTGATAATGCATGTCGAAATTGCGCGGTCGATAACCGGAAAAATCCGCCGGGCGATCCTCGATGATGGTTTCCTGCCCGACAAGACCATCTTCGAAGGCAAGACCATAGATGAACGGCTTGAGGGTGGAGCCCGGTGAGCG
The DNA window shown above is from Agrobacterium tumefaciens and carries:
- the pbpC gene encoding penicillin-binding protein 1C, which produces MTRKKAVIIGIVMAALLLGGAAFGLDALDKAYPPPLHAAQQRSFEVLDRDGKLLRAFATSDGRWRLKTTAAEVDPQFLRMLVAYEDQRFYDHHGVDPWALVRSAWQLLSNGRIVSGASTLSMQVARLIEPRADRSFSAKFLQAARALQIERRLDKAEILDLYLNIAPYGGNLEGIRAASLAWFGKEPGRLDTAEAALLVALPQLPEKRRPDRFPEAASEARERVLQRLAVERVVGEGEAERAASAAVPVNRQDLPSYAPHMAVAARAKFQNATQVHSTLRLPIQRELEGVARHAADKLGDKVSVAIVMADALTGDILAEVGSADYLDTARRGFVEMSRAVRSPGSTLKPFIYGLAFEDGLVGQETIIEDRPADFSGYRPRNFDMHYQGDVSIRQALQLSLNVPAVKLLDAVSPSALMVRFRRAGVKLVLPANEAPGLAIALGGAGISLVDLVQLYAGLAGSGDPVRLGDGVRAAPERREGDRLFSDAAIWNVTDILSGVLPPLGMKQRGIAYKTGTSYGYRDAWSVGYDGRHVIGVWVGRADNGAVPGIAGYATAAPILFEAFAKSGVAVTPMLGPPSGIARVAVTDLPANQRRFTTTANGLLSASRRESAPRIVYPPEGARVELSSQSGISPLVLKLQGGRAPFRWLANGLPLPDASHRRNSEWRPEGQGYSTLTVIDADGRASSVRVFVE